The following coding sequences are from one Candidatus Binataceae bacterium window:
- a CDS encoding molybdopterin-dependent oxidoreductase, which produces MSSARASVAGVSRRRFILGASAGALLGGCQSRPVSAFLRAMQSWNGGFQAWLYSANRLAPQLPATAQTPEAAIPVYYISDFLPQPPPNWTLSIGGLVRRPMVLTLAQLQEMTAVEMRVQHHCVEGWSAVASWRGVRMVDLARLVDAQPSARYVEFRSFDSNYWSSWDRASAFHPQTILAYAMNGHPLSAEHGAPVRLYSAVKLGYKMVKYLSAINFMPAPSGGYWEDQGYDWFAGV; this is translated from the coding sequence ATGAGTAGCGCCAGGGCGAGCGTTGCGGGGGTGAGCCGGCGCAGATTTATCCTAGGTGCCAGCGCGGGTGCGCTGCTGGGCGGATGCCAAAGCCGGCCGGTAAGCGCCTTTCTTAGAGCGATGCAGAGCTGGAATGGCGGCTTCCAGGCTTGGCTCTACTCGGCAAATCGCCTGGCACCCCAGCTTCCCGCCACGGCGCAGACTCCCGAAGCCGCGATCCCGGTCTACTACATCTCCGATTTCCTGCCCCAGCCTCCTCCCAACTGGACTTTGAGTATCGGCGGCCTGGTCCGCCGCCCGATGGTGCTGACGCTGGCGCAATTGCAGGAGATGACGGCGGTGGAGATGCGTGTGCAACATCACTGCGTGGAGGGTTGGTCGGCGGTGGCATCGTGGCGCGGAGTGCGGATGGTCGACCTCGCGCGGCTGGTGGATGCTCAGCCCAGCGCCCGCTATGTCGAGTTCCGCAGTTTTGACTCCAACTACTGGTCATCGTGGGACCGCGCCAGTGCCTTTCATCCGCAGACGATCCTGGCCTATGCAATGAACGGTCATCCGCTGAGCGCCGAGCATGGCGCCCCAGTGCGGCTCTACTCGGCGGTCAAGCTGGGTTACAAAATGGTCAAGTATTTGAGCGCGATCAACTTTATGCCGGCGCCCAGCGGTGGTTACTGGGAAGACCAGGGCTACGACTGGTTCGCCGGGGTCTGA